CCCCCCGCCGGGGGGGATCCACGCCGCGGCGGCGCTGATCGACCTGCTCCGCGCCGGGGTGGTCCGGCGCGCCGGCGTGCTCGCCCGGCGGCTCGCGGCGGGGGAACCGGGCGTGCGGTGAGACGTAGTACGAAGGGAGGACCCGCCTCCGGCCAGGAGGCGCAACCCGTGACACCGAAGGACCATGAAGCTCTTCCAGCCCGATCCCCGGCAGCGCAGGACGCTCGGCGCGGTGTTCATGATCACCCTGGTGATCAGCACCCTGCTGACGGCGTTCTTCCAGACGCAGGTGCTGACGGGCGCACAGTACGCGGCGCGCTCCGAGGAGAACCGGCTCCGCCCCATCAAGATCCCCGCCCCGCGCGGGACGATCTACGACCGCAACGGCGAGGTGGTCGCCACCAGCATCACCGGCTACTCAGTCGCCCTCCTGCCGGCCTCGGAGGAGACGATCCGGGGGACGCTGCTGGACCTGATGCCGTTCCTCGGCCTGTCCACGCAGGACGTGGACGCGCTCATGGCGAAGCGGAAGGCCCGCCCCAACGACCTTCTGGAGGTCACCGAGCGGGCCACCTTCCCGCAGGTGGCGGCCATCGAGGAGCGGCGGGCCGCGTTCCCGAACCTCATGATCGTCGAGCGCCCCATGCGCTACTACCCGGGGGGGAATGCCATCGGGCACATCGCCGGGTACGTGGGCGAGATCACGCGCGAGGAGCTGCAGCAGGAGCGCTTCCGCCGCGAGGGATACCAGCAGGGGACGTGGATCGGCAAGGCCGGGATCGAGCGTGAGTACGAGCTGGAGCTCGGCGGCGTGGACGGCGCCCGGTTCGTGGAGGTGGACGCCATGGGGCGCGTCGTCGACCCGCGCTCCTCCGTGGGCGCGCTGGCGCCGGTCCCGGGCGAGAACCTGAAGCTCACCCTCGACCTGGACCTGCAGAACTACATCCACCGGATCTTCCCGGATACGATGAAGGGGGCGGTGGTCGCCATGGTCCCCTCCACGGGCGAGATCCTGGCGATGTACAGCCACCCTGCGGTGAACGCAAACGAGTTCGTCGGAGGCATCAAGCCATCGCTCTGGCGGGCGCTGCAGACGGATCCGACGAAGCCGCTCCTGGACCGCACGATCACCGCGCTCTACCCCCCGGCATCTACCTGGAAGCTGGCCACGGCGGCGGCGGGCGTGAAGGAGGGGATCCTCAAGGCGGGGTCGCGGATGCCGATCTCCTGCACCGGGGGCATGGCGTACGCCGGTCGCTACTCCCGCTGCTGGTACCGGCCGGGGCATGGCTCGCTGGATCTCGCGGGGGCGATCGAGAAGTCGTGCAACGTCTACTTCTACCAGGTCGGGATCCGGCTCGGACTCGCGAAGCTCACCGCGGAAGGGACGCGCATGGGCTTCAACACCCGCAGCGGCATCGACCTCCCCGGCGAGGTGAAGCCGATCTTCCCCACCGGGATCGACTGGTACCGCGAGCGCTTCGGGCACACGCCCACGCCCTCGGAGGTGATGAGCCTCGCCATCGGGCAGGGGCCCAACTCGCAGTCGGTGCTGAACATGGCGCACTTCTACTCCGCCATCGCGGGGAACGGCACCGCACCGGAGCCGCACCTGGTGGACCGGGAGGGCGCCGGGGAGGGGCCCGGGCAGATCGACCTGGGGCTGGACGCCACGGGGCTGCAGGCGCTCTGGGACGGCCTGGCCGCGGTCACGTCGCCCACCGGGACTGCGGTGCTCTCCTCGATCGCGCGCTGGAAGGTGTACGGTAAGACGGGGACCGCGCAGAACCCGCAGGGCGCTGACCACGGCTGGTTCGTGGGCTTCTCCGGTCCTCCGGGCGGGCACCCCGAGATCGTGGTGGCGGCCATCATCGAGCACGGCCTGCATGGGAGCGACGTGGGCCCCATTGCCACCAAGGCCATCAACTTCTACCTGAACAAGAAGCACGGCCTCCCCTTCGACCCCAAGCCGACGCTGATCGAGCGCTGGCAGTCGCAGCGGATGCGGTGGAGCCAGTTCGACGTCTACCCGGCGCCGATCACCCCGATTCCGCGCTCCACCGCGCAGACGGCGTCCGCCCCGGCCAAGGCGAAGCAGGCCCGATAACGGGCGACCGAAGCTGCCCCCGGACGGGGGTGAAACCGGGAGCGGCGCAAGAGCGCCGCTCCCGGTTTCGCTTGACGGGGCGCGGCCGGGGTGGCAAGTTGTCGCCCACCGCCCCCGGGGCGCGCCCGGGCGGCGCAACGGCTTCCGGAACCGACTGCATGCCGAGAACCAAGCAGGCCCCTTCCGCGGCGATCCCGCACGGGCTCACGCGGGAGCAGCTCCTGGAGATGTACCGCTACGTGCGCCTGACGCGGACGCTCGAGGAAAAGCTCGAGACGCTCTTCCGGCAGAGCAAGGTGGTGGGGGGGCTCTTCCGCTCGCTGGGGCAGGAGGGGGAGTCCGTCGCCAGCGCGTACGCGCTCCGTCGCCGCGACGACGGCACGGGCGACATGCTCTCGCCGCTGATCCGCAACCTGGGCTCCATGCTGGTGATGGGCGCCCGCCCGGAGGAGGTCCTCCGCCAGTACATGGCCAAGGGCGACTCCCCCGCGCGCGGCAAGGAGCTGAACATCCACTTCACCGACTACCGGCGCGGCTTCATCGGGCAGATCTCCCCGCTGGGCGACCTGGTCCCGGTCATGGCGGGGGTGACGCTCACCTTCAGGCAGCGCGGCGAGGACCGGGTGGGGATGGTCTACATCGGCGACGGCGCCACCTCCACCGGGGCCTTCCACGAGGGGATCAACTTCGCCGCGGTGCAGCGGTGCCCGCTGGTGGTGGTGGTGGAGAGCAACCAGTGGGCGTACACCACGCCGACCCGGCTGCAGACCGCCGTGGAGTCGTTCGTGGACAAGGCCCCCGGCTACGGGGTGGCCGGCGAGCAGGTGGACGGCAACGACATGCTGGCCGTGTACGGCGCCGCCCGCCGCGCCGTGGACCGCGCCCGCGCAGGGGAGGGGGTCACGCTCCTGGAGGTGCTCACCTACCGCCGCAGGGGGCACGCGCAGCACGACAACCAGTCGTACGTGGACCCGGCGGAGATCGAGCACTGGGCCACCACCAACGACCCCATCGACCGCTACGTGGCCGCGCTGACCGGGAACGGCTGGGCCACGGCCGGGGAGCTGGCCGCGATCGACGAAGAGGTGGACCGCGAGCTGGAGGCGATGATCCCCGCCGCGGAGGCGGCCCCCCTCCCGGACCCGGAGACCGCCCTGGACGACGTGTACGCCGACGCCCCGGTGAGCGCCCCCTGGACGCGCCACACGCCCCCCGATCCCACGCAGGCCTGAGCCACGAGCATGGCGACCGCGACCAAGCAGAAGCCGGAGCACGTCCGGCTCACCGAAGAAGGGAAGCCCGTCACCTTCCTGGAGGCCATCCGGGAGGCGATCTGGGAGGAGATGGAGCGGGACCCCAGCGTCTTCCTGCTGGGGGAGGACATCGGTGCCTACGGCGGCGCCTTCAAGGTCACCGAGGGGATGCAGGAGCGCTTCGGCGCGCTGCGGGTGATCGACACCCCCATCTCGGAGATCGGCTTCACCGGCGCCGCCGCCGGGGCCGCGCACATGGGGATGCGCCCCATCGTGGAGATGCAGTTCATCGACTTCATCTCCTGCGCATACGACATGATCACCAACTACGTCGCCACCTCGCGCTACCGCGGGTCGGGCGGGGTGCCGATGGTGATCCGCGGCCCCTCCGGGGGCGGCGTGCGGGGCGGGCCGTTCCACTCGCAGAACCCGGAGATGGCGTTCTTCCACACGCCGGGGCTCAAGATCGTCTATCCCGCCACCGCCTACGACGCCAAGGGGCTCCTCAAGGCCGCGGTGCGGGACGACGACCCGGTGCTCTTCTTCGAGCACAAGTGGCTGTACCGCCGCCCCCAGGTCCGCGAGGTCCTCCCCGCCGAGGACTACGTGGTCCCGCTGGGGAAGGCGCGCACGCACCGCGAGGGGAGCGACCTGACGATCGTCACCTACGCGGCCATGGTGCACAAGAGCCTGGAGGCCGCCGAGCAGCTGGAGAAGGAGGACGGCCTCTCCGTGGAGGTGATCGACCTGCGCACCCTCCTCCCGCTGGACGAGGACGCCATCGTGGAGAGCGTGCGGAAGACCAACCGCCTCCTGGTGGTGCACGAGGACACCCGCACCGGCGGGATCGCGGGGGAGATCGCCATGCGGGTGAACGAGAAGGCGTTCGAGTGGCTGGACGCGCCGATCCTGCGCGTCGCCGCGCTGGACGCGCCGGTGCCGTACTCGCCCCCGCTGGAGGACTACTTCCTCCCGCAGACCGAAGACGTCGTGAAGGCGGCGCGCCACCTGGCGGCCTACTGACCTGCTGACCTGCGCTCCGAAACCCTGACCCGCTGATCCTGACATGGCCCGTGTAGAAGTGCCGATGCCCCAGATGGGGGAGTCCATCGCCGAGGGAACCGTCTCCGTCTGGCTGAAGAAGGTGGGCGACCGCGTCGAGCGCGACGAGCCGATCATGGAGATCTCCACCGACAAGGTGGACGCCGAGATCCCCTCGCCCGCCGCCGGGACGCTGGTGGAGGTGGTGGTGACCGAGGGGCAGACGGTGGAGGTCGGGACGATCGTGGCCTACGTCGAGACGGAGGCCGGCGCCGCCGCGGCCGCGCCCTCGGAGCCCGCCGCGGGAGTTCCGGGCGAGCAGGCCGCCACGCTTCCCGAAGCGGCCGCCGGGCAGCCCGAGGCGCACCAGGTGGAGACGGCCGGCCAGGCGGTGCCCACCCTGCACGCGTCCGAGCCCACCGGGAGCACCACCGAGCCGACGATCACGGGCAACGGCGGCCCGCAGACGCTGGAGGACCGCCTCCGGACCCGCTCCACCCCGCTGGTGCGCAAGATCGCCGCGGAGCACGGGGTTCAGGTGGCGGAGGTGCGGGGGACCGGCCGCGGCGGCCGGGTGACCAAGGACGACATCCTGCGCCACGTGGAGGAGCGGGAGAAGGCCCCGGCCGCGCAGCCGCAGGCGGCGCCCGCGCAGCGCCCGGCCGCGCCGCAGCCCGCCCCCTCGTACGAGGGCGGCTTCCCGTGGGACGAGTTCTTCC
This genomic stretch from Longimicrobiaceae bacterium harbors:
- the mrdA gene encoding penicillin-binding protein 2, which codes for MKLFQPDPRQRRTLGAVFMITLVISTLLTAFFQTQVLTGAQYAARSEENRLRPIKIPAPRGTIYDRNGEVVATSITGYSVALLPASEETIRGTLLDLMPFLGLSTQDVDALMAKRKARPNDLLEVTERATFPQVAAIEERRAAFPNLMIVERPMRYYPGGNAIGHIAGYVGEITREELQQERFRREGYQQGTWIGKAGIEREYELELGGVDGARFVEVDAMGRVVDPRSSVGALAPVPGENLKLTLDLDLQNYIHRIFPDTMKGAVVAMVPSTGEILAMYSHPAVNANEFVGGIKPSLWRALQTDPTKPLLDRTITALYPPASTWKLATAAAGVKEGILKAGSRMPISCTGGMAYAGRYSRCWYRPGHGSLDLAGAIEKSCNVYFYQVGIRLGLAKLTAEGTRMGFNTRSGIDLPGEVKPIFPTGIDWYRERFGHTPTPSEVMSLAIGQGPNSQSVLNMAHFYSAIAGNGTAPEPHLVDREGAGEGPGQIDLGLDATGLQALWDGLAAVTSPTGTAVLSSIARWKVYGKTGTAQNPQGADHGWFVGFSGPPGGHPEIVVAAIIEHGLHGSDVGPIATKAINFYLNKKHGLPFDPKPTLIERWQSQRMRWSQFDVYPAPITPIPRSTAQTASAPAKAKQAR
- a CDS encoding thiamine pyrophosphate-dependent enzyme; its protein translation is MPRTKQAPSAAIPHGLTREQLLEMYRYVRLTRTLEEKLETLFRQSKVVGGLFRSLGQEGESVASAYALRRRDDGTGDMLSPLIRNLGSMLVMGARPEEVLRQYMAKGDSPARGKELNIHFTDYRRGFIGQISPLGDLVPVMAGVTLTFRQRGEDRVGMVYIGDGATSTGAFHEGINFAAVQRCPLVVVVESNQWAYTTPTRLQTAVESFVDKAPGYGVAGEQVDGNDMLAVYGAARRAVDRARAGEGVTLLEVLTYRRRGHAQHDNQSYVDPAEIEHWATTNDPIDRYVAALTGNGWATAGELAAIDEEVDRELEAMIPAAEAAPLPDPETALDDVYADAPVSAPWTRHTPPDPTQA
- a CDS encoding alpha-ketoacid dehydrogenase subunit beta, which codes for MATATKQKPEHVRLTEEGKPVTFLEAIREAIWEEMERDPSVFLLGEDIGAYGGAFKVTEGMQERFGALRVIDTPISEIGFTGAAAGAAHMGMRPIVEMQFIDFISCAYDMITNYVATSRYRGSGGVPMVIRGPSGGGVRGGPFHSQNPEMAFFHTPGLKIVYPATAYDAKGLLKAAVRDDDPVLFFEHKWLYRRPQVREVLPAEDYVVPLGKARTHREGSDLTIVTYAAMVHKSLEAAEQLEKEDGLSVEVIDLRTLLPLDEDAIVESVRKTNRLLVVHEDTRTGGIAGEIAMRVNEKAFEWLDAPILRVAALDAPVPYSPPLEDYFLPQTEDVVKAARHLAAY